One genomic window of Elaeis guineensis isolate ETL-2024a chromosome 2, EG11, whole genome shotgun sequence includes the following:
- the LOC105035578 gene encoding uncharacterized protein isoform X2 gives MAVARVLGSALLGFRRSPSSVSSYSSCSSPLLLQWQWRRLYSSGPRLSMSLKAGIVGLPNVGKSTLFNAVVENGKAQAANFPFCTIEPNVGIVPVPDPRLNVLAELSKSQRVVPASIEFVDIAGLVKGASQGEVVRCFEDNDVIHVNGIIDPKSDIDVINLELVFADLDQIEKRLEKLKKGKAKDSQSKLKEEAEKSALEKIQKTLMDGRPARSVPLTDFEKDSIRHLCLLTMKPVIYVANVAESDLAEPNSNPHVREVIDLASDLQSGLVTVSAQVESELTELPMEERTEYLKSLGVNESGLGNLIRATYKLLGLRTYFTSGEKETKAWTILAGMTAPQAAGVIHSDFEKGFIRAETVAYNDFVAAGSLAAAREKGLLRSEGKDYVVQEGDVMLFRFNV, from the exons ATGGCGGTGGCTAGGGTTTTGGGCTCCGCTCTCCTAGGTTTTAGGAGGAGCCCCTCCTCCGTCTCCTCGTACTCCTCGTGCTCCTCCCCTCTTCTTCTACAGTGGCAATGGAGGCGGCTCTACTCCTCGGGCCCGAGGCTCAGCATGAGCCTCAAGGCCGGCATCGTCGGCCTCCCCAATGTCGGCAAGTCCACCCTCTTCAATGCCGTC GTTGAGAATGGAAAAGCCCAGGCCGCGAATTTTCCTTTCTGTACAATCGAGCCAAATGTTGGCATTGTTCCTGTACCAGATCCACGACTGAATGTGCTTGCGGAGCTCAGCAAATCTCAAAGAGTTGTTCCAGCATCTATTGAGTTTGTTGATATTGCCGGTCTTGTCAAAGGAGCCAGTCAAGGAGAG GTTGTACGCTGCTTTGAGGATAATGATGTCATCCATGTGAATGGGATAATTGATCCAAAATCAGATATTGATGTCATCAACTTAGAACTAGTTTTTGCAGATCTCGACCAG ATAGAGAAACGTCTAGAGAAGCTTAAAAAAGGCAAAGCAAAAGACTCACAGTCGAAACTGAAG GAGGAAGCAGAGAAGTCAGCTTTGGAGAAAATTCAGAAGACACTTATGGATGGAAGACCTGCCAGATCTGTTCCACTAACAGACTTCGAAAAGGATTCTATACGTCATCTCTGCTTACTGACCATGAAACCTGTCATATATGTAGCTAATGTGGCTGAGTCTGATCTTGCGGAACCCAATAGCAATCCTCATGTCAGGGAAGTGATAGACCTTGCATCAGACTTGCAATCTGGCCTGGTGACAGTATCAGCACAG GTTGAATCTGAGCTTACTGAACTTCCAATGGAAGAGAGAACTGAGTATTTAAAATCTCTTGGAGTAAATGAAAGTGGACTGGGAAATTTGATTAGGGCAACATATAAACTTTTGGGTTTGCGAACTTACTTTACGTCTGGAGAGAAG GAAACAAAAGCATGGACAATACTTGCCG GCATGACAGCACCTCAAGCTGCTGGTGTTATCCATTCAGACTTTGAGAAAGGCTTCATTCGAGCAGAGACT GTTGCTTATAATGATTTTGTTGCAGCTGGTTCTCTGGCAGCAGCAAGGGAGAAAGGACTT TTGAGGTCAGAGGGAAAAGATTATGTTGTGCAGGAAGGAGATGTGATGCTTTTCCGATTCAACGTATAA
- the LOC105035578 gene encoding uncharacterized protein isoform X1: MAVARVLGSALLGFRRSPSSVSSYSSCSSPLLLQWQWRRLYSSGPRLSMSLKAGIVGLPNVGKSTLFNAVVENGKAQAANFPFCTIEPNVGIVPVPDPRLNVLAELSKSQRVVPASIEFVDIAGLVKGASQGEGLGNKFLSHIREVDSILQVVRCFEDNDVIHVNGIIDPKSDIDVINLELVFADLDQIEKRLEKLKKGKAKDSQSKLKEEAEKSALEKIQKTLMDGRPARSVPLTDFEKDSIRHLCLLTMKPVIYVANVAESDLAEPNSNPHVREVIDLASDLQSGLVTVSAQVESELTELPMEERTEYLKSLGVNESGLGNLIRATYKLLGLRTYFTSGEKETKAWTILAGMTAPQAAGVIHSDFEKGFIRAETVAYNDFVAAGSLAAAREKGLLRSEGKDYVVQEGDVMLFRFNV; this comes from the exons ATGGCGGTGGCTAGGGTTTTGGGCTCCGCTCTCCTAGGTTTTAGGAGGAGCCCCTCCTCCGTCTCCTCGTACTCCTCGTGCTCCTCCCCTCTTCTTCTACAGTGGCAATGGAGGCGGCTCTACTCCTCGGGCCCGAGGCTCAGCATGAGCCTCAAGGCCGGCATCGTCGGCCTCCCCAATGTCGGCAAGTCCACCCTCTTCAATGCCGTC GTTGAGAATGGAAAAGCCCAGGCCGCGAATTTTCCTTTCTGTACAATCGAGCCAAATGTTGGCATTGTTCCTGTACCAGATCCACGACTGAATGTGCTTGCGGAGCTCAGCAAATCTCAAAGAGTTGTTCCAGCATCTATTGAGTTTGTTGATATTGCCGGTCTTGTCAAAGGAGCCAGTCAAGGAGAG GGATTGGGGAATAAATTTCTTTCACACATCCGTGAAGTGGATTCCATCCTTCAg GTTGTACGCTGCTTTGAGGATAATGATGTCATCCATGTGAATGGGATAATTGATCCAAAATCAGATATTGATGTCATCAACTTAGAACTAGTTTTTGCAGATCTCGACCAG ATAGAGAAACGTCTAGAGAAGCTTAAAAAAGGCAAAGCAAAAGACTCACAGTCGAAACTGAAG GAGGAAGCAGAGAAGTCAGCTTTGGAGAAAATTCAGAAGACACTTATGGATGGAAGACCTGCCAGATCTGTTCCACTAACAGACTTCGAAAAGGATTCTATACGTCATCTCTGCTTACTGACCATGAAACCTGTCATATATGTAGCTAATGTGGCTGAGTCTGATCTTGCGGAACCCAATAGCAATCCTCATGTCAGGGAAGTGATAGACCTTGCATCAGACTTGCAATCTGGCCTGGTGACAGTATCAGCACAG GTTGAATCTGAGCTTACTGAACTTCCAATGGAAGAGAGAACTGAGTATTTAAAATCTCTTGGAGTAAATGAAAGTGGACTGGGAAATTTGATTAGGGCAACATATAAACTTTTGGGTTTGCGAACTTACTTTACGTCTGGAGAGAAG GAAACAAAAGCATGGACAATACTTGCCG GCATGACAGCACCTCAAGCTGCTGGTGTTATCCATTCAGACTTTGAGAAAGGCTTCATTCGAGCAGAGACT GTTGCTTATAATGATTTTGTTGCAGCTGGTTCTCTGGCAGCAGCAAGGGAGAAAGGACTT TTGAGGTCAGAGGGAAAAGATTATGTTGTGCAGGAAGGAGATGTGATGCTTTTCCGATTCAACGTATAA